In Thalassotalea fonticola, a single genomic region encodes these proteins:
- a CDS encoding virulence factor BrkB family protein, producing the protein MKLSQIIARYPKVIPLIRFAQHYVKRCKHDQIQVSAGYLSYVTLMSLVPLILVMFSIVTAFPIFGEIHNDIERFIFSNFVPTASEQIQTQIDGFVTNASQMPGMEIFFLFILAMLLISTVDKSLNRIWRIHTRRKRITSFAVYWMILTLGPVLIGISILATSHIISLVSGSGVDATTLNDLLLRALPFVASMAGFLVLYMLVPNTAVKFKYALFGAIVATILFELAKRGFAIFVTKLPTYEAIYGALAIIPILFIWVYLSWLIVFLGAEITVCLQEISAGKHKSAKIN; encoded by the coding sequence ATGAAATTGTCACAAATTATTGCACGTTATCCAAAAGTGATCCCACTGATTCGGTTTGCTCAACATTACGTTAAGCGTTGCAAGCATGATCAAATTCAAGTGTCGGCTGGATATTTGTCTTATGTAACCTTGATGTCATTAGTACCGTTAATTTTAGTGATGTTCTCTATTGTTACCGCATTTCCAATTTTTGGCGAGATACACAACGATATTGAACGCTTTATCTTTAGTAATTTTGTACCAACAGCTTCAGAGCAAATACAAACCCAAATAGATGGTTTTGTTACCAATGCTTCGCAAATGCCAGGCATGGAAATATTCTTCCTGTTTATTCTGGCCATGTTACTTATATCGACAGTAGATAAATCTTTAAACCGTATTTGGCGCATCCACACCCGCCGAAAGCGCATCACTTCGTTTGCGGTTTATTGGATGATACTGACATTAGGTCCTGTGCTTATTGGTATTAGTATATTGGCAACATCTCATATTATTTCACTTGTTTCTGGTAGCGGTGTTGATGCCACTACTTTAAATGATTTACTACTGCGGGCCTTACCATTTGTTGCGTCGATGGCCGGTTTTTTAGTGCTTTACATGTTAGTGCCCAATACTGCGGTTAAATTTAAGTATGCGCTTTTTGGTGCAATTGTTGCGACGATTTTATTTGAATTGGCAAAAAGAGGTTTTGCTATTTTCGTTACCAAATTGCCTACATACGAAGCAATATATGGTGCTTTGGCGATTATTCCTATTTTATTTATCTGGGTATATTTATCATGGTTGATTGTATTTTTAGGCGCAGAAATTACCGTTTGTTTGCAAGAAATTAGTGCTGGCAAGCATAAATCAGCTAAAATTAATTAG
- the pip gene encoding prolyl aminopeptidase, whose product MHSLYPKIKPNQSQYLSIGEHNIYIEESGNPDGIPVLYLHGGPGGGSSSDHRRYFNPEKYRIIIFDQRGCGKSTPHASTSNNTTWDLVDDIEEIREYFSITKWLIAGGSWGTTLALAYGIKHSDRVTGFILRGIFLGTEEETHWLYGKDGAGAIYPDHYLDFIAPIKHQHFSDPVKTFHKLLTSDNEIARIAAAKAWTLWETRISALQIDKAELSSPEETHGAIAMACLENHYFINQCFFEPDFIIKNIAKIAHIPGFIIHGRYDMVCQLKQAHILAQHWPNAQLQIIPKSGHSGFEVAIIDAICQASDKMAAFIESK is encoded by the coding sequence TTGCATAGTTTATATCCAAAAATTAAACCTAACCAATCACAATACTTAAGTATTGGAGAGCATAATATTTATATTGAGGAAAGTGGTAATCCTGATGGTATTCCGGTGTTATATCTACATGGTGGGCCTGGGGGCGGCAGTAGTAGTGATCATCGCCGTTATTTTAACCCGGAAAAATACCGGATTATTATCTTTGATCAACGCGGTTGCGGTAAATCAACTCCCCATGCAAGTACGAGCAATAATACTACTTGGGACTTGGTCGATGATATTGAAGAGATCCGAGAGTATTTCTCAATTACAAAATGGCTAATTGCTGGAGGTTCTTGGGGGACAACACTAGCCCTTGCTTATGGTATTAAACACAGTGATAGGGTCACAGGCTTTATTTTACGTGGTATCTTTTTAGGTACCGAAGAAGAAACACATTGGTTATATGGAAAAGACGGCGCTGGTGCAATTTATCCTGATCATTACCTAGACTTTATCGCGCCCATTAAGCATCAGCACTTTAGTGATCCGGTTAAAACCTTTCATAAACTATTAACTTCAGATAATGAAATTGCCCGAATAGCGGCTGCTAAAGCATGGACACTATGGGAAACTCGCATTTCAGCATTGCAAATTGACAAAGCTGAATTATCGAGCCCAGAGGAAACCCACGGGGCGATAGCTATGGCATGTTTAGAGAATCATTATTTCATTAATCAATGCTTCTTTGAGCCTGACTTTATTATTAAAAATATTGCTAAAATTGCTCACATCCCTGGCTTTATCATTCATGGTCGCTACGATATGGTTTGTCAGTTAAAACAAGCGCATATTCTTGCTCAACATTGGCCTAACGCGCAATTACAAATCATTCCAAAATCAGGCCATAGCGGCTTTGAAGTCGCAATAATTGATGCCATTTGCCAGGCATCTGATAAAATGGCTGCCTTTATTGAATCGAAGTAA
- the dtd gene encoding D-aminoacyl-tRNA deacylase, giving the protein MIALIQRASHAHVSICDNINGEIGKGLVVLLGVEKDDDEAKAKRLAQRVATYRVFEDEQGKMNLDVGQVGGDLLVISQFTLAADTKRGKRPSFSGSAEPALGEKLYEYFCLQLRELGFKVPTGVFGADMQVTLTNDGPVTFTLTT; this is encoded by the coding sequence ATGATCGCGTTAATTCAAAGAGCAAGCCATGCTCATGTGTCTATTTGTGACAATATCAATGGCGAAATAGGTAAAGGCCTAGTGGTGTTACTAGGTGTTGAAAAAGACGATGACGAAGCCAAAGCTAAGCGGCTTGCCCAGCGAGTAGCCACATATAGAGTTTTTGAAGATGAGCAAGGTAAAATGAACCTAGACGTTGGGCAAGTGGGAGGCGATTTATTAGTTATTTCACAATTTACCCTAGCTGCTGATACTAAGCGCGGTAAAAGGCCAAGCTTTTCAGGCTCCGCAGAGCCTGCTTTAGGTGAGAAACTGTATGAATATTTTTGCCTGCAATTAAGAGAACTTGGTTTTAAAGTGCCAACCGGAGTTTTCGGCGCCGATATGCAAGTGACCTTAACTAATGATGGTCCTGTCACCTTCACCCTAACCACTTAA
- a CDS encoding bifunctional GNAT family N-acetyltransferase/hotdog fold thioesterase, with translation MSEPIFTVKQPVSEDEFNAYHQVRFEQLRQPWKQPKGSEVDELENQSVHRMVVDQQGNVAAVGRLHKTSCFVAQIRFMAVSDKYQGRGLGRIILQALEHEAAIQGVETIELNAREVALNFYQACDYQLLSQAHTLYGEVKHFTMVKQIKRIENCSSSWLAELKEVWHNTIPMSKHMKIHPASLVDEQFTVCANREANINLHNTMFAGSIYTLATLTGWGWVHLLLKQHELAGDIVLADADIRYKHPLHGQPLAKTQQRLTSGKIDVLSKGRRARIQVQVDVYDGDKVVAIFNGKYVVLPLSKLEQSEEN, from the coding sequence ATGTCAGAGCCTATATTTACTGTAAAACAACCCGTGAGTGAAGATGAGTTCAACGCTTATCATCAAGTTCGATTTGAACAATTAAGACAACCTTGGAAGCAACCGAAAGGATCCGAAGTTGATGAACTTGAAAATCAATCAGTACACCGTATGGTGGTTGATCAACAAGGTAATGTTGCTGCTGTAGGTCGATTGCATAAGACCAGTTGTTTTGTCGCACAGATTCGTTTTATGGCAGTAAGTGATAAATATCAAGGCAGGGGATTGGGTAGAATAATACTGCAAGCTCTTGAACATGAAGCTGCAATTCAAGGCGTTGAAACGATAGAGCTTAATGCCAGAGAGGTAGCGTTAAATTTTTATCAAGCCTGTGATTATCAGTTACTTAGCCAAGCTCATACTTTATACGGTGAAGTAAAACATTTCACCATGGTTAAACAGATAAAGCGCATAGAGAATTGTTCTAGTAGTTGGCTAGCAGAGTTAAAAGAGGTTTGGCATAACACCATCCCGATGTCAAAACATATGAAGATTCATCCTGCTTCATTAGTCGATGAACAATTTACCGTTTGTGCTAACCGAGAAGCAAATATTAACCTGCACAACACTATGTTTGCCGGGAGCATTTATACATTAGCAACATTGACTGGTTGGGGCTGGGTGCACCTACTGCTAAAACAGCATGAATTAGCGGGGGATATAGTTTTAGCTGATGCTGATATTCGCTATAAACACCCTTTACATGGTCAGCCACTGGCAAAAACTCAACAACGCCTTACTTCCGGTAAAATAGACGTTTTAAGCAAAGGACGTAGAGCCCGCATACAAGTACAGGTAGATGTTTATGATGGCGATAAAGTTGTGGCAATATTCAATGGTAAGTACGTAGTACTGCCACTTAGTAAACTTGAACAGAGTGAGGAAAATTAA
- a CDS encoding Rossmann-fold NAD(P)-binding domain-containing protein gives MTDCTHSTGSVAIIGAGWLGLPLALTLQEKGIKVITSATSLDSVNTLEQLGLNACLLNLPHIENDSAVLQCQHLVICIPPGIRYGKSDYVAKISAIVHKAELAFSAVESITLLSSTAVYNGLDGEVYEDSALNLHAAKVAIIQQAEMAVLNCQCAIKTVLRLGGLMGYDRQPGRFFKNNRAIPNPESVINFIHRDDVIGIICQLLEHIQNKNNLHNPTNIFNCTAPYHPTRRDFYQKAIANLGLPEASFSKQEEVQGKLINSLYIGNLQYQFKYPDIIACLETQTNAD, from the coding sequence TTGACCGATTGTACCCATAGTACTGGCAGCGTAGCTATTATTGGCGCCGGTTGGCTTGGCTTACCTTTAGCGTTAACATTACAAGAAAAGGGCATAAAGGTAATCACTAGTGCAACAAGTTTGGATAGTGTAAATACGCTTGAGCAACTAGGCTTGAATGCTTGTTTGTTAAATTTACCTCATATAGAAAATGATTCTGCTGTACTGCAATGCCAGCACCTTGTGATATGTATTCCTCCGGGTATTCGCTATGGTAAAAGTGACTATGTTGCCAAGATTTCAGCCATTGTACATAAAGCTGAACTAGCGTTTAGTGCTGTTGAAAGTATCACCCTATTAAGCTCTACGGCTGTTTACAATGGTTTGGACGGCGAGGTTTATGAAGACAGCGCACTAAATTTACATGCTGCAAAAGTTGCGATAATACAGCAAGCTGAAATGGCTGTTTTGAATTGCCAGTGCGCTATAAAAACAGTGTTAAGGTTGGGTGGCTTAATGGGCTATGATCGCCAACCAGGACGATTTTTTAAAAACAATCGCGCAATACCTAATCCAGAGTCGGTTATTAATTTTATTCACCGTGATGATGTGATTGGCATAATTTGCCAACTACTTGAACATATTCAAAATAAAAACAACTTGCATAACCCAACGAATATATTTAACTGTACTGCACCATATCACCCAACTCGGCGCGACTTTTATCAAAAAGCAATAGCCAATTTGGGCCTGCCTGAGGCAAGTTTTAGTAAACAAGAAGAAGTGCAGGGAAAGTTAATTAACAGTTTATATATTGGCAATTTACAATATCAATTCAAATATCCTGATATAATAGCTTGCCTTGAAACTCAAACTAACGCGGATTAA
- a CDS encoding YcxB family protein has product MQFESKFTLSKRHFRECFEQSSSLQPKSKKRYLKALALFCFGLFFYWSQIEGISAHLGMFFFILACVDALSVKFAKSWWVTRQMLSKAAGNEVVIILSDEGINIESDFAKQLLAWSDIKSHQQTEKGIILMPNNGANSYISKSCLNDNAWRYLLEKLS; this is encoded by the coding sequence ATGCAATTTGAAAGTAAATTTACCCTCAGTAAACGCCATTTTCGTGAATGTTTTGAACAGTCAAGCTCGTTACAGCCAAAAAGTAAAAAGCGCTACCTAAAAGCCTTAGCCTTATTTTGCTTTGGGTTATTCTTTTACTGGAGCCAAATAGAAGGTATAAGTGCCCATCTTGGCATGTTCTTTTTTATACTTGCTTGTGTGGACGCGCTAAGTGTTAAGTTTGCAAAAAGTTGGTGGGTTACTCGGCAAATGTTAAGCAAAGCTGCTGGCAATGAAGTAGTGATCATTTTATCTGATGAGGGTATTAATATTGAATCCGACTTTGCTAAGCAATTACTTGCCTGGTCAGATATAAAATCTCATCAACAAACAGAAAAAGGCATTATTCTAATGCCTAACAATGGTGCTAATAGCTACATATCAAAAAGCTGCCTTAATGATAATGCTTGGCGTTATTTACTAGAAAAGCTTTCATAA
- a CDS encoding SPFH domain-containing protein, with product MDFLNNSNPADLIVLIIWGAIFLTFIVKLFQSICLVPTKSAYVIERLGKYHKTLDAGFHALLPFIDRVAYIQDLKEETIDVPPQECFSKDEVNVEVDGVIYISVTEPIKSSYGIVDYRFAAMQLAQTTTRSVIGTLDLDRTFEERDLISAKVVDVLDKAGEAWGIRVHRYEIKNITPPQTVRLAMEMQVNAERERRAIMAKSEGDKQSVINRSEGIKRETINISEGEKQRRINAAEGKASEILSLAKATAESIKKVANVIDQEGGQKALEMQLSEQYLKQMEGLSKENRKVILPANLLDYQQWMNSMGLANTNKNKV from the coding sequence ATGGACTTTTTAAACAATTCTAATCCTGCTGATTTAATCGTACTAATCATTTGGGGGGCAATTTTTTTAACCTTCATTGTTAAGTTATTTCAATCTATTTGTTTAGTACCGACCAAATCAGCTTACGTTATTGAGCGGTTAGGTAAATATCACAAAACATTGGATGCTGGTTTTCATGCGTTACTCCCATTTATTGATCGTGTGGCATACATTCAAGATTTAAAAGAAGAAACCATAGATGTGCCGCCGCAAGAATGTTTCTCAAAAGATGAAGTAAATGTTGAAGTTGACGGGGTCATTTATATTTCGGTAACTGAACCTATTAAATCTAGTTACGGTATTGTTGATTATCGCTTTGCCGCAATGCAATTGGCACAAACAACTACCCGCTCTGTTATTGGTACTCTAGACTTAGACCGAACTTTTGAAGAGCGTGATCTGATCAGTGCCAAGGTAGTGGATGTATTAGATAAAGCCGGCGAAGCTTGGGGTATTAGAGTACATCGTTATGAAATCAAAAACATAACACCGCCACAAACTGTACGTTTAGCGATGGAAATGCAAGTCAATGCCGAACGCGAACGCCGAGCAATTATGGCAAAAAGTGAAGGTGATAAGCAAAGTGTTATCAATCGCTCTGAAGGTATTAAACGAGAAACAATTAATATTTCTGAAGGTGAAAAGCAACGCCGTATAAACGCCGCAGAGGGTAAAGCGAGTGAAATATTATCGCTAGCGAAAGCAACGGCAGAATCAATAAAGAAAGTTGCGAATGTAATTGACCAAGAAGGCGGTCAAAAAGCCTTAGAAATGCAATTAAGTGAGCAATATTTAAAACAGATGGAAGGGCTCAGTAAAGAGAACCGTAAAGTGATATTACCGGCTAACTTACTCGACTACCAACAATGGATGAATAGTATGGGTCTTGCAAATACTAATAAAAACAAGGTATAA
- a CDS encoding SPFH domain-containing protein: protein MFAVLTFVLLGILFILFKLVLIVEMREVCVIERLGKFRAVMHPGLHFLIPFFDRVAYRHETREQVLDIPAQSCISKDNIQIDVDGLVYIKVMDGAKASYGIEDYRRASVNLAQTTMRSEIGKLNLSQTFSERDTLNETIVREIDKASDPWGIKVLRYEVRNITPSINVIHTLEKQMEAERNKRAEITLANAARDSMINLSEGDRQEAINLSEGDKQKQINEAEGRAKEIEIIADATAQGISLIADAANQPCGDDAIKMRLMEEYIQQVGNVLNTADVSILPSEIAKLEGFFEGMDKVTATAQGAK from the coding sequence GTGTTTGCAGTATTAACTTTTGTCTTATTAGGCATACTATTTATTTTATTCAAGCTGGTGCTCATTGTTGAAATGCGCGAAGTTTGTGTTATTGAGCGATTAGGCAAGTTCAGGGCGGTAATGCACCCGGGACTGCACTTTTTAATTCCATTTTTTGACCGAGTTGCCTACCGACACGAAACACGTGAGCAGGTGCTAGATATACCTGCACAAAGCTGTATTTCCAAAGATAACATTCAAATTGATGTTGATGGCTTGGTATACATTAAGGTGATGGATGGCGCTAAAGCCAGTTACGGTATTGAAGATTATCGCCGGGCGAGTGTTAACTTAGCGCAAACAACAATGCGTAGTGAGATTGGTAAGTTAAATTTAAGTCAAACCTTCTCTGAGCGTGACACTTTAAATGAAACCATTGTCAGAGAAATTGATAAAGCTTCAGATCCTTGGGGCATAAAAGTTTTGCGCTATGAAGTGCGTAATATTACCCCGTCAATAAATGTAATTCATACGCTTGAAAAACAAATGGAAGCAGAGCGTAATAAACGTGCTGAAATCACCTTAGCAAACGCTGCTCGTGATTCGATGATTAATTTATCAGAGGGTGATCGCCAAGAAGCCATTAACCTTTCTGAAGGTGATAAACAAAAACAAATTAACGAAGCAGAAGGCCGCGCCAAGGAAATTGAAATTATTGCCGATGCGACTGCGCAAGGCATTAGCCTAATTGCCGACGCGGCAAACCAACCTTGTGGCGATGACGCTATAAAGATGCGCCTGATGGAAGAGTACATCCAACAAGTTGGCAACGTATTAAATACCGCAGATGTGTCAATTTTACCAAGTGAGATAGCCAAACTTGAAGGTTTTTTTGAAGGTATGGATAAAGTAACCGCCACGGCACAAGGAGCTAAATAA